The following DNA comes from Shinella zoogloeoides.
TTGATCTCGATGCCGGCCTTGGCGGCGTGCTCCTTGAACAGGAGGGCGGCGTCGATGGCGTTAGGGAACGCCGTCTCGGCGACGGAGAGGTCGAGCGTGAGGCTGGTCAGGCCGGCCTTCGCCAAATGCTCCTTCGCCTTCTCGATATCGTAGCTGTGCACCGGTTCCGGATTGACGGCGAAGGCGATCTGCGGGGCGACGGGATTGTCGTTCGCCACCTTGGCATTGCCGAGGAAGGCCTTGTTGATAATGTCCTCGCGGTCGATCGCATATTTGATCGCCATCCGCACGTCGGGATTGTCGAAGGGGGCGACCGAGGTGTTCATGCTGAAGCTGAAGTGCCTGAGGCCGCTGACCTTCGAGATTTCGATCTCCGCGTTGCGCTCCAGAAGCTTCAGCGTCTTGATGTCGGCATCGACCATGTAGTCGATTTCACCCGTCAGGAGAGCGTTGGTGCGCGCCGCGACATCGATGATGTTGACGAATTCGACGGTGTCGAAATAGGGCTGGCCGGGCTTGTGGTAGTTCGGGTTGCGCTTCATCCGGACGCTGACGCCCGGCTGGGAATCCTCGATGATATAGGGGCCCGTCGCGACGCCGCGCGCCCAGTCCAGCCCGCCGCCGTCCTTGGCCGGCAGCACGACGAGGTGGCAGTCGGAGACGAGGTAGGGAAAATCCGCATTCCCGCCGGTGAGGGTGAAGACGATCGTATTGTCGCCGCCGTCCTTGATGTCCGCGATCCCCTCGACGAGCGCCTTCGCCGCCGAGCTCGACGACGGCCCCATGTGATGGCGGAAGGATTGGATCACGTCGTTCGCCGTGACCGGCTTGCCGTCATGGAACTGCAGGTTCTGCCGCAGCTTGAAGGTCCAGACCTTGAGGTCGTCGGATGCCGAGAAGCTCTCCGCGAGGTCGGGCGAAGCCGTTCCGTCGGCGGCAAGCTCGGTCAGCGCGTTGCAAAGCGTGCCGCCGAAGACGACCTGCGTGAACGAGTTCTGCCAGGTGGCAGGATCGAGCGAGTCCGTCTGCGCGCCGTCGTTGATGGCGAAGCGCACCGATCCGCCCTGCTTCGGCGCGGCATGGGCGGCGCGCATGCCCACCGGCAGCAATGACGCGCCGAGGACCAGGGCGCCGACCCCGCCGATGAATTGACGGCGCGTGGCCGACGGAAAGCCGGCCTGCTGCGGAAGGTCTTTCTTGTCCTGCATCTCGTTCCCCTTTTTTCTGACGATAAGCCTGATGCGGCAATGCGGCGGACGACCTCGATGCCAGGCATCGGGCGCCGGTACTTTTCGGCCTGGGCCGGGCAAGCTGCCAATGCCGCCAATCTCCGCACTCCCTTGCAAAGGAAACGCCGGCTGACCGCTCCATCCGGGATCACTATTATTGCACTAGATTGATTGGTCAATAAGATTTTGATCGATCAATCAATTTTATGATTCAAAAAACCATTTGACGACAGTTGGTTAGGCGATTAAGAAAAAATGCATGGCAAAAAAAATAAAAGAGATATCAAGTCAAAGTTCGGTGCGGCGCCAGCAGCTTCTGGATGCGGCGCTCAGTGTCGTGGCGCGCCGGGGGCTCTCGGGCATCACGGTCAACGACATCGCCGACGAGGCCGGATGCAGCTACGGGGTGATCGCGTTTCACTTCAAGACGAAGGAGCGCCTGCTCCTTGCCGTACTGGATCTGCTGGCCAGCAACTACGAGAAGATCTGGCTCGACGCGATGGCCTCCGCGGCGGCCTCGCCGGCCGAAAGGCTGCGGCTCCTCATCGACGTGGATTTCGATCCGCGCGTCGCCAAGACCAAGCACCTTGCCGTCTGGATGGCGTTCTGGGCGGAGGCGCCCCGCGTTCCCGCCTACAAGAAGCGGTGCAGCGAGCTGAAATACCGCTCGCTCGACACGATGGTGACCCTGGTCACCGAGCTTGCGGCCGAGCGTGCGGTCACGGTCGATGCCATGGCGATCGCCCGGGGGCTCTATGCCATTACGGACGGCTGCTGGATCTTCAGCCACGTGACCGGCGAGAACAGCCCGCAGATGCGCGAGCGCTCGCGTCAGGTCTGCCTCACCTTTCTTTCCGCGTTCTTCCCGTCCGACTTCGCCGAGGCCGGGCGGGCCGTTCCGGCCTAGGCGCGCCGCGCCCGGGCACGACGACAAGTAAAGACGAAGCCAGCGGCCGCGCACCACCATACCGGCCCGAACTATCGAATAGGAAAACATCATGTATGCCGAGACCGGATCGCAGTGGAACGTCGCCGAACTCGAAGATGCGGCGCATCGTCATCTGATCAGTCCCGCCGAGGAGATGTCGAAGCTGGGCACCTCCGGCGGCCGGCCGCTCTTCACCTCGGCCGACGGCATCTATATCCGCGACAGCCACGGCCGCACGCTGATCGATGGCCCCGGCGGCATGTGGTGCACGCAGGTCGGCTACAACAGCCAGCCGATCGCCGACGCCATCGCCGCCCAGGCCCTGCGCATCTGCTACAATTCCCCCTGGTATTCGATCAACGGGCCGGCATCGGAACTCGCGCGGCGGATCGCCGCCTTCGCGCCGGGCGATCTCGACCATGTGTTCTTCACCACCGGCGGCTCGTCGGCGGTGGATTCGGCCCTGCGCTTCATGCAGTTCTACAACAACGTGCTCGGCCGCCCCGACAAGAAGGCCATCATCTGCCGCATCGACGGCTATCACGGCAGCACGCACCTGACGGCGGCCTGCTCCGGCCGGGCCGGCAACCGGCCGAACTTCGACCTGGCGCTAGACAACGTCTCCTTCATCTCCGCGCCCAACGTCTTCCGCCGTCCGCGCGGCATGAGCGAAGAGGCCTTCCTCGACATGCTGGTGGCGGAATTCGAGGAACGGGTCGAGACGCTCGGCCCGGAAAATGTCGGCGCGTTCCTGGCCGAACCGCTGCTGGCCTCCGGCGGCATCCTCATCCCGCCGAAGGGCTACCACCGCCGCATCCTCGAAATCTGCCGCAGGCACGACATCCTCTACATCTCGGACGAGGTGGTGACGGGCTTCGGCCGCTGTGGCCACTGGTTCGCCTCCGAGGAGGTGTTCGACATCGTGCCCGATATCATCACCTTCGCGAAGGGCGTCACCTCGGGCTATGTCCCGCTCGGCGGCTTCGTCATCTCCGACGCCGTCCTCGCCCGCGTCAGCGGCGAGAACGCCAGGGGCAGCTTCTACACCAACGGCTATACCTATAGCGGCCATCCGGTGAGCTGCGCGGCGGCGCTGGCCAATATCGACATCATCGAGGAGAAGGGCCTTCTCGCCCATGTCCGCGAGATCGCGCCCTATTTCCAGGAAGAGATCCGCAAGCTCGGCGAGCTTCCCCTGATCGGCGATGCCCGCGGCACGGGCCTCGTCGCCTGCGTCGAATGTGTCACGGACCCCGATGCCGAGGAGGCGACGGACTTCGACAAGGAGGTGGCGCTGCGCGTCGACCGCTACTGCTACGAAGGCGGCCTCATCGTCCGGCCCATCGGCAGCATGTGCGTCCTGTCGCCGGCGCTGATCATCACGCGCGAGCAGATCGACGACATGATGGCCATCCTGCGCGGCAGCATCGTCCGCGTGCAGGACGAGCTCAAGGCGGAAGGGCGCTGGTAGGGCGCCCGCCGCATGCAGTCGCGCCGGGCGCCCGCCCGGCGCCCTCGTTCCTTCTCGGGGATATTACGATGGCCGCAACCCACGCCTCGCCCGCAGCCGCTACCGCCAGCAAGGACCCGCTGCTCCAGCCGCTGCGCATCAAGGGGCTCACCCTGCGCAACCGCATCATGAGCACCAGCCACGCGTCCTTCCTCGACGATGGCGGAATGCCGATGGAGCGCTACCAGCGCTACCATGAGGAAAAGGCCAAGGGCGGGCTTGCGCTGACCAGCTTCGGCGGCTCCTCGATGGTGGACGTGGATTCGAGCTGGGGCAATGGCGGCCAGCTCAACCTCGCGACGGATGCCGTAATCCCCCACCTCCAGGCGTTCTCGCAGCGCATCCACGCACATGGCGCCGCGCTGATGTGCCAGATCTCGCATCTCGGCCGCCGGGCGGATGCCACCACCCTCAACTGGCTGCCGGCGCTCGCCCCCTCCCGCTCGCGCGAGACGCAGCACCGGGCATTCTCGCGAGAAATGGACGAGCATGACATCCGGCGGATCGTCAAGGCCTATGGCGCGGCCGCCGAGCGATGCCGCGAGAGCGGCCTCGACGGCGTCGAGACGCTGACCGGCGGTCACCTCATCGGCCAGTTCTTTTCCCCGCGCACCAATTTCCGCTCCGACCGCTTCGGCGGCTCGGTGGAGAACCGCGTGCGCTTCGGCCTCATGGTCCACGAGGAGATCCGGCGCCGGCTCGGCGACGAGATGATCGTCAGCATGCGCTTCGTCATAGACGAGGCCAGCGAGGACGGCCTCAGCTTCGAAGACTGTCTGGAGATCGCGGCGATCTTCGAGCGCGAGGGACTGGTGGACGTCTTCAACTGCATCTTCGGCCGGATGGATACCGTCATCGCGCTCGCCGAGCACAACATGCCGGGCATGTCCCAGCCGCTGGCGCCGTTCCTGTCGCGGGTCGGCGCGTTCCGCCGGCATACGAATCTGCCGGTTTTCCACGCCGCGCGCATCACGGATATCGCCACCGCGCGCCACGCGATCCGCGACGGCCTGCTCGACATGGTGGCGATGACCCGCGCGCACATGGCCGATCCCCAGATCGTCAACAAGATCATGCGCGGCGAGGAGGACCGGATACGGCCCTGCGTCGGCGCGTCCTATTGCATGCACAAGAAGGTGAACTGCATCCACAATCCCGCCTCCGGGCGGGAGACCACGATGCCGCAGATCATCGCTCCCGCCGCGCGAAAGCGCCGGGTGGTGGTCGTCGGCGGCGGGCCGGCGGGGCTGGAGGCGGCGCGCGTCTCGGCCGAGCGCGGCCATGAGGTCCTGCTGTTCGAGGCCGGAAGCCAGCCGGGCGGGCAACTGCTTCTCGCCTGCCGCGCCCGCCAGCGCCGCGACCTGATCGGCATCATCGACTGGCGGACCGCCGAACTCGCCCGGCTCGGCGTGGAGATGCGCTGCGACACCTATGCGACCGCGGAGGACGTGCTCGCCGAAAACCCCGATGTCGTCATTGTCGCGACGGGCGGCCTGCCGGATGTCGACTGGCTCGACGGCGCGGAGCATTGCCAGACCGTCTGGGACGTCCTCAGCGCGACGACCGAGCGCTCGAGCGACATCATCGTCTATGACGGAACCGGCCGGCACGAGGGAATTTCCACGACGCTGCACCTGAAGGAACAGGGCTGCAACGTGCATCTCGTGACCATCGACGACAGCCTGGCGCAGGAGGTCGAATATTCGACGCGCGCCGTCTATCGCAAGCAGTTCCACGAGAGCGGTATCACCGCGACGATGGATCATCACCTCGTCAGGGTGAGCCGCAACGGCGCCAACGCGCTGACCGCCACCTTCCGCCACGAACTGACGGGCGATCTTCTCGACATGACCGCCTCGCAGGTGGTCGTCGAGCGGGGCACCATGCCGCTCGACGAGGTGTTCCACGACCTCAAGGATCGATCGGTCAACGAAGGCGTGACGGACCTCGAAGCATTGCTCGCCGGCACGCCGCAGCCGCGGCAGGGCGGCGCCGGCACCTTCGAACTGCACCGGATCGGCGACGCCGTCGCCAGCCGGAACGTCCATGCCTCGATCTACGACGCGATGCGTCTCTGCATGGTGCTGTGATGGGGCATGGTGCTGTGATGGGCGAGCCGCAAACCGTGCCGTTCGACGTCGCGGTCATCGGCGGCGGCATCACCGGGGCGAGCGCCGTAAACCATCTCGCCGCCGCGGGCTTCTCCACGGTCCTGCTCGAACGCGCGGATTTCGCCGGGGGAACGTCGAGCCGTTCCAGCCGGCTCCAGCATTGCGGGCTGACCTATTTCTCTCCGGGACGGTCGATCTGGAATTTCCTGCGAAACCCCCGCATGGCCATCGAGCATATGGAGCTGGCGCGGCGCGCGATGCGCGACCGCTCCGGCTTCGTCAGGGCAACGCCCGCGCGGGCGAGGGCGATCGGCTTCTACATGCCGCTCTACCTACGCGAGGGCATTCCGCTCTGGAAGGCCCGTCTCGGCTTTGCCCTGCTGCGCGCGCTCGATCCCGGCGGGGTACCGCTCGATTTCAAGCCGATGTCGGCGCGGGAGATCGCGGCGATGCCGGCGCTTTCGCATCTGCGCGACCGGCAGGACCTTTCCGGCGTCATCCGCTTCACCGAATACCAGTTCGACTGGCCCGAGCGCATATGCGTCGATACCGTGCTGAATGCCCGCGACCTTGGCGCCGTCACCCGCAACTATACCGAGGTCACGTCCGTTCGCCGTCAGCCGGACGGCCGCTGGCGGCTGGAACTCCTGGACAGGCGCACGCAGGCCCGCGAGACGCTGGAGGCGCGCGCCGTCGTCAACGCCGCCGGAGCCTGGGTCGATGCCATCGCCGCGGCCTCTGGCCTGCCGGTGCCGAAAATCAACCAGGGCCTCAAGGGAACGAATGTCGTGGTCCGCCTGCCGCCGGAATTCCGCGGCATCGCCATCGAGACGGCATTGCCGAACGGCGATCCCTTCTATGTCATTCCCTGGCGGGACCTCCACTATTTCGGCCCGCGCGACGAGCCGCACGAGCCCGAAGCCGCCGGCTTCAGGGCCGATGAGGCGACCATCCGGGGGCTCCTCGAGGATTTCAACTCGGTCTTCCCGGATATCACGCTGAGCCGCAAGGACGTGCTCTACAGCTGGGCCGGGGTGCGCCCGCGCACGGCCCGCGCCGGCTACCCGGACGGCTGCGAGGCGGTGCTGCTGCACGACATGGCGCAGCACGGCGCGCCCGGTTATTTCGTCTATACCGGCGGGCTCATCATGACGCACCGCCATGCCGGCGCGAGCATCGCGAAGGCGCTCTCCGGCCGGATGGCGCCGAGCGGCCCCGCGCGGGCGATCTCCCATGCCGCCCGGCAGTTCCCGCAGGCGGCCGGCGCCGGCATCTCCACAGGCGGAGAGGCGATCCCTCTGGATCACCTGCGGTTCTCCGCCGCGCACGAACAGGTCGTCAATCTCGACGACCTGATGTTCCGCCGCTTTCCCATCGGCTGGTCGGAGGGCATGGGGCTCGACGTTGCCGAGGCGGTGGCCGAGGGCGTCAGCGACGTCATGGGCTGGTCGCCCGCAGAGGTCGGCGCGCAGGTCCGGCGCTACCGCGCGCAGGTCGCGCAAGATTTCGGAGTGGGGGAGCCATGCGCCTAGTCGACGGTCACGACGTTCATCGCCTTCTCGATTATCCGGCGCTCGTCGCGGCGCTTCGCAAGGCCCATCTCGGCGCCATGCCCGATGCCGGCGAGCTCTATATGGGCGAGCCCGGCGCGCCGGACGGCGGCCGCGGGCTCATCATGCTGCCGGCCTGGAGCCGCGGGGAGATGCTGGGGGCCAAGCTCGTCAGCATCTTCCCCGGCAATCCGCAGGCGACGCCGCCGCATCCCGCCAACCAGGGCCTCTATGTCGCCTTCGACGGCGTGACCGGCGCGCCGGCCCTGGTCGCCGACGGAACCGCGCTGACGCTGCGCAAGACCGCCGCCGATTCCGCCCTCGGGGTGGACCTCCTCGCAGGGCCGGACGCCGCCACGCTGCTCGTCTTCGGCGCGGGCGCGCTCGTTCCCCATGTCGTCGAAGCCATCGTCAGCGTGCGACCGGCGATCCGGCATGTCTGGATCTGGAACCGCACCGCCGACAAGGCCCGGCAGGTCGCGGCCGGCATGCGCATGGACGGCGTGCGGATAGAGGCCGTGGACGATCCCGACGCCGTCCTGCCGCTGGCCGACATCGTCTCGAGCGCCACCATGGCAACGACGCCGCTCGTCAAGGGCGCGCTCCTGAAGGAGGGATGCCATGTCGACCTCATCGGCGGCTGGCGGCCCGACATGCGCGAATCCGACGACGACGTCATTCGCCGCGCCACGCTCTTTGCCGATACGCGCGATCTCTGCCGCGATTGCGGCGACTTCCTCCAGCCGGTCGAAAAGGGCCTGATGACCTGGGCGAGCATCCGGGCGGACCTGTTCGACCTGTGCCGCGGCTCGGAAGAGGGGAGGCGGTCCGCCGGCGAGATCACGCTGTTCAAGAATGCGGGCGGCGCCCATCTCGACCTCTTCACCGCGCAGGAACTCCTGCGTAGGGTGCGGTCGGAAACCGAAT
Coding sequences within:
- a CDS encoding ABC transporter substrate-binding protein codes for the protein MQDKKDLPQQAGFPSATRRQFIGGVGALVLGASLLPVGMRAAHAAPKQGGSVRFAINDGAQTDSLDPATWQNSFTQVVFGGTLCNALTELAADGTASPDLAESFSASDDLKVWTFKLRQNLQFHDGKPVTANDVIQSFRHHMGPSSSSAAKALVEGIADIKDGGDNTIVFTLTGGNADFPYLVSDCHLVVLPAKDGGGLDWARGVATGPYIIEDSQPGVSVRMKRNPNYHKPGQPYFDTVEFVNIIDVAARTNALLTGEIDYMVDADIKTLKLLERNAEIEISKVSGLRHFSFSMNTSVAPFDNPDVRMAIKYAIDREDIINKAFLGNAKVANDNPVAPQIAFAVNPEPVHSYDIEKAKEHLAKAGLTSLTLDLSVAETAFPNAIDAALLFKEHAAKAGIEINVIREADDGYWDNVWQHKPFVGVDWLGKPTCDSLFTTTYASNAPWNDTAWKNARFDELLVLGRAEPDTAKRQTIYAEMQQLLHDDGGALVIAYALFIDAMSKKIGHGPIGNMLQCDNFRMAERWWLA
- a CDS encoding TetR family transcriptional regulator C-terminal domain-containing protein translates to MRRQQLLDAALSVVARRGLSGITVNDIADEAGCSYGVIAFHFKTKERLLLAVLDLLASNYEKIWLDAMASAAASPAERLRLLIDVDFDPRVAKTKHLAVWMAFWAEAPRVPAYKKRCSELKYRSLDTMVTLVTELAAERAVTVDAMAIARGLYAITDGCWIFSHVTGENSPQMRERSRQVCLTFLSAFFPSDFAEAGRAVPA
- a CDS encoding aminotransferase; the protein is MYAETGSQWNVAELEDAAHRHLISPAEEMSKLGTSGGRPLFTSADGIYIRDSHGRTLIDGPGGMWCTQVGYNSQPIADAIAAQALRICYNSPWYSINGPASELARRIAAFAPGDLDHVFFTTGGSSAVDSALRFMQFYNNVLGRPDKKAIICRIDGYHGSTHLTAACSGRAGNRPNFDLALDNVSFISAPNVFRRPRGMSEEAFLDMLVAEFEERVETLGPENVGAFLAEPLLASGGILIPPKGYHRRILEICRRHDILYISDEVVTGFGRCGHWFASEEVFDIVPDIITFAKGVTSGYVPLGGFVISDAVLARVSGENARGSFYTNGYTYSGHPVSCAAALANIDIIEEKGLLAHVREIAPYFQEEIRKLGELPLIGDARGTGLVACVECVTDPDAEEATDFDKEVALRVDRYCYEGGLIVRPIGSMCVLSPALIITREQIDDMMAILRGSIVRVQDELKAEGRW
- a CDS encoding NADH:flavin oxidoreductase yields the protein MAATHASPAAATASKDPLLQPLRIKGLTLRNRIMSTSHASFLDDGGMPMERYQRYHEEKAKGGLALTSFGGSSMVDVDSSWGNGGQLNLATDAVIPHLQAFSQRIHAHGAALMCQISHLGRRADATTLNWLPALAPSRSRETQHRAFSREMDEHDIRRIVKAYGAAAERCRESGLDGVETLTGGHLIGQFFSPRTNFRSDRFGGSVENRVRFGLMVHEEIRRRLGDEMIVSMRFVIDEASEDGLSFEDCLEIAAIFEREGLVDVFNCIFGRMDTVIALAEHNMPGMSQPLAPFLSRVGAFRRHTNLPVFHAARITDIATARHAIRDGLLDMVAMTRAHMADPQIVNKIMRGEEDRIRPCVGASYCMHKKVNCIHNPASGRETTMPQIIAPAARKRRVVVVGGGPAGLEAARVSAERGHEVLLFEAGSQPGGQLLLACRARQRRDLIGIIDWRTAELARLGVEMRCDTYATAEDVLAENPDVVIVATGGLPDVDWLDGAEHCQTVWDVLSATTERSSDIIVYDGTGRHEGISTTLHLKEQGCNVHLVTIDDSLAQEVEYSTRAVYRKQFHESGITATMDHHLVRVSRNGANALTATFRHELTGDLLDMTASQVVVERGTMPLDEVFHDLKDRSVNEGVTDLEALLAGTPQPRQGGAGTFELHRIGDAVASRNVHASIYDAMRLCMVL
- a CDS encoding FAD-dependent oxidoreductase, with translation MGEPQTVPFDVAVIGGGITGASAVNHLAAAGFSTVLLERADFAGGTSSRSSRLQHCGLTYFSPGRSIWNFLRNPRMAIEHMELARRAMRDRSGFVRATPARARAIGFYMPLYLREGIPLWKARLGFALLRALDPGGVPLDFKPMSAREIAAMPALSHLRDRQDLSGVIRFTEYQFDWPERICVDTVLNARDLGAVTRNYTEVTSVRRQPDGRWRLELLDRRTQARETLEARAVVNAAGAWVDAIAAASGLPVPKINQGLKGTNVVVRLPPEFRGIAIETALPNGDPFYVIPWRDLHYFGPRDEPHEPEAAGFRADEATIRGLLEDFNSVFPDITLSRKDVLYSWAGVRPRTARAGYPDGCEAVLLHDMAQHGAPGYFVYTGGLIMTHRHAGASIAKALSGRMAPSGPARAISHAARQFPQAAGAGISTGGEAIPLDHLRFSAAHEQVVNLDDLMFRRFPIGWSEGMGLDVAEAVAEGVSDVMGWSPAEVGAQVRRYRAQVAQDFGVGEPCA
- a CDS encoding ornithine cyclodeaminase, with protein sequence MRLVDGHDVHRLLDYPALVAALRKAHLGAMPDAGELYMGEPGAPDGGRGLIMLPAWSRGEMLGAKLVSIFPGNPQATPPHPANQGLYVAFDGVTGAPALVADGTALTLRKTAADSALGVDLLAGPDAATLLVFGAGALVPHVVEAIVSVRPAIRHVWIWNRTADKARQVAAGMRMDGVRIEAVDDPDAVLPLADIVSSATMATTPLVKGALLKEGCHVDLIGGWRPDMRESDDDVIRRATLFADTRDLCRDCGDFLQPVEKGLMTWASIRADLFDLCRGSEEGRRSAGEITLFKNAGGAHLDLFTAQELLRRVRSETEY